A region of the Bacillus sp. NP247 genome:
CGGAAAGGTGACGTTTGAAGCGGATGAAAAAGCGATTTGTCGTACGAATTTATGGTTACGTACTGCAGACCGTGTGAAAATTAAAGTCGGCGAATTTAAAGCAACAACATTCGATGAGTTATTTGAAAAAACAAAAGCGTTAAACTGGGGAGATTATATTCCAGAGAACGGAGAATTCCCTGTTATTGGGAAATCTTTGAAATCAACATTATTTAGCGTTTCAGACTGCCAACGTATTGTTAAAAAGGCTGTTGTTGAAAAATTAAAAACAACGTATAGACGCACAACTTGGTTTGAAGAAGATGGTCCGTTATTCCGTATTGAAATTGCAATGCTCAAGGATATTGCAACGTTAACAATCGATGCGAGTGGTGTAGGTCTTCATAAACGTGGATACCGTCTCGAGCAAGGTGAAGCGCCTTTAAAAGAAACATTAGCTGCGTCTTTAATTAAGTTAACAAACTGGAAGCCGGATCGTCCTTTCGTTGATCCTTTCTGTGGATCTGGTACAATTCCGATTGAAGCTGCATTAATTGGACAAAATATCGCACCAGGATTTAACAGAGGCTTTGCATCGGATGAATGGGGCTGGGTTGGTAAACAAAATTGGCGCGAAGCTCGTCAAGAAGCTGAAGATTTAGCAAATTATAATCAACCGTTGCAAATCATTGGATCAGATATCGATCACCGTATGATAAGAGTTGCCCAGGATAACGCAGATGAAGTTGGATTAGGGGATCTTATATCATTTAAACAAATGCAAGTAAAAGATTTCACGACAAAAGAGGAATATGGCTATGTTGTAACGAATCCTCCATACGGAGAACGTTTAAGTGAAAGAGCGCTTGTTGAAAAATTATATAAAGAAACGGGAGAGGTATTCCGCCCATTAGATACGTGGTCAATGTATTTATTAACAAGTTATGAAGCATTTGAGAAGTGTTACGGAAAAGATGCATCGAAAAAGCGTAAACTGTTTAACGGATTTATCCGTACAGATTACTATCAATACTTCGGAAAACGTCCACCGCGTAATTCATAGTATAAAACTCCTCCAGCGCGCATATACTGGCTATTATGTAATGCGTAAAGGAGGAAGTGGTATGGATAGTTTCCAATTATCAATGATTCAAAAAGCTATTCACCGTACGTATGATGAGCTCGGAAAAGAAGTGGATATTCAAGGTGCGATTGTATATGAAATACAAAAAGCGCAGGAAGAATATTTGTCAGCTCTTTCACATGAAACAGCGATTGATAAACGGTATTTAAAGTCATTAATATAGAAAAAAATTTTCCTTTTTCGAAAGGGAAATTTTTTTTCGTGTATTTCTATGTATTGCAACAGGGGAAAGTGGCTGCACACATGTGAGTAGCAGTTGCTATATCTTTTTATAGAAAAACTGTTTGGTTGGAGGCTAAGGATGTTTACTGAGAATAGGTTACCATTTGAAGTAGGAAAACAAGATAATTTTTATGATAAGTTGAATGAGTGGATTGGAGATGTGTTTTACGACATTCTTCCGGAAAAAGGCTTTGAAGAGCGTGATGAACAGATTTTTATGGCGTTTCAGTTAGAGCGCGCTTTCCAAGAGAAGAAAGTTATGTTTGCAGAAGCAGGTGTAGGAACAGGGAAAACAATTGTATATCTTCTATATGCAATTTGTTATGCACGTTATACAGGGAAGCCAGCTATTATCGCTTGTGCAGATGAAACGTTAATTGAGCAGCTTGTGAAAGAAGAAGGAGACATTGCTAAGTTATCTGAAGCATTAGGGCTATCTGTTGATGTTAGACTTGCAAAATCAATGGATAATTATTTATGTTTGCGTAAACTTGAAGATGTTATGAGTGGACGAGCTCCAGAAGTAATCGAAGATGTATATTACGAATTACCTCAGTTCGTATTCGATCATGGTACGATGCAGAACTTTACTCACTATGGTGATCGAAAAGAATTTCCACTGTTAAATGACGAGGAATGGTCAAAGGTAAACTGGGATTACTTCCAAGATTGCTTCACTTGTGATTCTCGTCATCGTTGTGGTCAAACACTTTCGCGTGAACATTATCGTAAAGCTGCAGATTTAATTATTTGTTCTCAAGATTTCTATATGGATCATATTTGGACATATGATGCACGTAAACGTGAAGGGCAAATTCCGTTATTACCAGAAAGTAGCTGCGTTGTATTCGATGAAGGGCATCTTGTAGAATATGCAGCGCAAAAAGCTTTAACATACCGTTTAAAACAAACGATGATGGAGCAACTTTTAACGAGATTATTACAAAATGATATTCGTGAAGAGTTCGCACATTTAGTAGAAGAAACAATTTGGCAAACTGAACAATTCTTTGGGGTACTACAAGAGAATAAAAAGGAAATTGAAGGTTCTGATCGTTTAGAAATTACTGTGACAGAAAAGGTAACTGCAGAAGCGAAAAGACTTTATGCGAAAATCGGTGAAGTCGGTGATGCATTAGTATTTGAAAGTGAAATGCATACAGTAAACACATACGATTTAAATATCGTTGATGAGCATTTAGATGTGTTAGAGCATTCACTTCGTCTTTTCATGCACGAGAAAAATGTAATTACGTGGGGTGAAGAAAGTGATGGTGCTTTCACGTTAGTTATTATGCCGCGTGCAGTTGAAGAAGTATTGCAAGAAAAAGTATTCTCGAAGAAAATTCCGTACATTTTCTCATCTGCAACATTATCGGATAACGATTCGTTCGCATTTACAGCAAATAGTCTAGGGGTAAAAGATTATTTATCATTCTCAGTTGCCTCACCGTTTGATTATGAAGAGCAAATGGCAGTAAACTTACTATCGCATACGAAAGAAAATGAATGGGAAAGAAAGTGTCAATATACACTTGAAAATATCCAGAAAACAAATGGACGTACACTTGTATTATTCCGTACAATGCAAGAACTTGCAGCGTTCAAAGAGTATGTAAGTAAAGAGCAAATGTCGGTTCCGTTCTTATATGAAGGGGATCAGGAAATTAGTCAGCTCGTTTCTCGTTTCCAAAATGAAGAAGAGACTGTACTTTGTGCTGTGCATTTATGGGAAGGTTTAGATATTCCTGGTTCATCATTATCACACGTTATTATTTGGTCATTACCATTCCCTCCAAACGATCCTGTGTTTGAAGCGAAACGTAAACATGTAAATGATCCGTTCTGGGATGTAGATGTACCGTATATGATTTTACGTCTTCGTCAAGGAATTGGACGTTTAATTCGTACGAGCGACGATAAAGGTGCTATATCAATCTTCTTATCTGATACGGAAGATGAGAAAGTGATTGCAGCAGTGAAAAATGTATTACCAGTAGAAGGTAAAGAATTATAAGGAAAAAGCTTGGCGCTTGCCAAGCTTTTTTTCTATTACAAAAGGATTTTTCGTTTTCATGTCGAAATAAGTTTGAGGTAGAAAAAGGAGGGTTTTTATACTATGACAGTTGCTACATATGAAGTAGAAACACAATTTTTAACATATGTGAAGAAGATAGAGAATTACGGAGAAGCATTAAGTTTAATGTTTTGGGATTTAAGAACAGGTGCACCAAAGAAAGGTGTAGACCAACGTTCAGAAGTAATTGGAATGCTTTCGTCAGAAGTGTTTGCAATGTCGACTTCAGATGAGATGGGAAAGTATTTAACTGAGTTAGAAGCTTTAATAACTGAAGATAAACTTTCTGAAACGACGAAGAAAATGGTTGAAGAATGTCGTAAAGAATATGATAGAAATAAGAAAATTCCACAAGCGGAATATGAAGCATATGTGAAACTAGAAGCGAAAGCAGAAAGTGTATGGGAAGAAGCTCGTGAAAAGTCTGATTTCGAAATGTTCCGTCCGTATTTGGAAAAAATTGTTGAGTTCAAAAAGAAATTTATTACATATTGGGGTTACGAAACATATAAGTATAATACATTATTAGACATGTATGAGCCGGGTATTACAGTAGAAGTATTAGATCACGTATTTGGTCAACTTCGTGAACGTATCGTTCCGCTTGTAAAGGAAATCTCTGAGTCTAAAAAAGGATTAAAAACAAGTGCTTTATCAGAACATTTTTCAAAAGAAAAACAAAAGAACTTTACATTAGAGCTATTAAAGCAATTGAATTATGACTTTGAAGCAGGTCGTCTTGATGAAACGG
Encoded here:
- a CDS encoding class I SAM-dependent RNA methyltransferase; amino-acid sequence: MGKVTLIATAAMGIEALVAREVRDLGYECEVENGKVTFEADEKAICRTNLWLRTADRVKIKVGEFKATTFDELFEKTKALNWGDYIPENGEFPVIGKSLKSTLFSVSDCQRIVKKAVVEKLKTTYRRTTWFEEDGPLFRIEIAMLKDIATLTIDASGVGLHKRGYRLEQGEAPLKETLAASLIKLTNWKPDRPFVDPFCGSGTIPIEAALIGQNIAPGFNRGFASDEWGWVGKQNWREARQEAEDLANYNQPLQIIGSDIDHRMIRVAQDNADEVGLGDLISFKQMQVKDFTTKEEYGYVVTNPPYGERLSERALVEKLYKETGEVFRPLDTWSMYLLTSYEAFEKCYGKDASKKRKLFNGFIRTDYYQYFGKRPPRNS
- a CDS encoding DUF3921 family protein, coding for MDSFQLSMIQKAIHRTYDELGKEVDIQGAIVYEIQKAQEEYLSALSHETAIDKRYLKSLI
- a CDS encoding ATP-dependent DNA helicase; translation: MFTENRLPFEVGKQDNFYDKLNEWIGDVFYDILPEKGFEERDEQIFMAFQLERAFQEKKVMFAEAGVGTGKTIVYLLYAICYARYTGKPAIIACADETLIEQLVKEEGDIAKLSEALGLSVDVRLAKSMDNYLCLRKLEDVMSGRAPEVIEDVYYELPQFVFDHGTMQNFTHYGDRKEFPLLNDEEWSKVNWDYFQDCFTCDSRHRCGQTLSREHYRKAADLIICSQDFYMDHIWTYDARKREGQIPLLPESSCVVFDEGHLVEYAAQKALTYRLKQTMMEQLLTRLLQNDIREEFAHLVEETIWQTEQFFGVLQENKKEIEGSDRLEITVTEKVTAEAKRLYAKIGEVGDALVFESEMHTVNTYDLNIVDEHLDVLEHSLRLFMHEKNVITWGEESDGAFTLVIMPRAVEEVLQEKVFSKKIPYIFSSATLSDNDSFAFTANSLGVKDYLSFSVASPFDYEEQMAVNLLSHTKENEWERKCQYTLENIQKTNGRTLVLFRTMQELAAFKEYVSKEQMSVPFLYEGDQEISQLVSRFQNEEETVLCAVHLWEGLDIPGSSLSHVIIWSLPFPPNDPVFEAKRKHVNDPFWDVDVPYMILRLRQGIGRLIRTSDDKGAISIFLSDTEDEKVIAAVKNVLPVEGKEL